The window CCCGAAAAATCATGGCGCCTGGCGGCCATCGCACCTACGGTGACCGCGATTCGGCCCGCCTCCGTCCCGACCCCGCCCCCCATCCCCTCAAAACCACCTCATCCGCTGAACTGGTGAGAAATGCGGGATAGCCGGTCTCCGCCACCCAGATGAACCGCGACGGCTCGGCGATCTGACTCACGGTCAGCCGCGACACGTTCCCGTCCCAGCAATCCGTCGAGAGCCGTCCCATGCACACGCCCGCGTTCATCCCGTAGTGGACGGTGTAGGCGTACGGCGCCGACGGGCAGTTCCAGTTGACCGACGCCTCCCACCACGTATCCGCGCGGTTAAAACCCGGCAGATACGGGTGCAGGTAGACCCGCAGCGATTCGCCGTACAAGGCGAACGGCAACTGGCCCGTCCCCTCGGTAAGGTACAGGGCGCTGGCCGTGCCGATCGCCTTCAACTGACCGGCGCAGAGGACCTGCCGCGACTGCTCGCGGGCCGCTGTCAATGCCGGCAGCAGGATCGCCACCAGCACCGCGATGATCGCCACCACGACCAGAAGCTCGATCAGTGTGAATCCGGCCTTCGACTTCATGACCGCTATTCCTTGACCAGACGCATCACGCGATAGCCCAGCGGCCCCACAGCCGTACGGGTCTGCCAGATCCCGTTTTCCACGCCGCCTTCCACCGGCCGCCGCGGATCAACCACGTCCTGGGCCCGCCAAACGCCCTCGCCGACCGGGACCTCGATCAACCCCTCACCGCCTCCACCCTGATTCAGGGCGAACACGAATTTCTCGCGATCGGACTTCACGCGGACCACCAGATCCACCGCCGGCAGCCCAGCCCCGAGCTCGTGCCCGTCGGCGTCCGCGGCCTCAAGCGTCGTCCACCGGCCGGCGAACGGAATCTCCGCCAACTCGATCATCTGCTTGCTCCAGGCGGCCAGATTGCCCGTCACGTGCGGATCGGTCG of the Phycisphaerae bacterium genome contains:
- a CDS encoding prepilin-type N-terminal cleavage/methylation domain-containing protein; translated protein: MKSKAGFTLIELLVVVAIIAVLVAILLPALTAAREQSRQVLCAGQLKAIGTASALYLTEGTGQLPFALYGESLRVYLHPYLPGFNRADTWWEASVNWNCPSAPYAYTVHYGMNAGVCMGRLSTDCWDGNVSRLTVSQIAEPSRFIWVAETGYPAFLTSSADEVVLRGWGAGSGRRRAESRSP